In one window of Desulfovibrio sp. UIB00 DNA:
- a CDS encoding DUF4139 domain-containing protein — protein sequence MSYTVLSPLRFFLSGLGICRRSASGRPALLALTLCFLSGLFSLSALAAPLPNTPAVPKAARLTPSGGLLEVEQQAPVVSTDGASQVRVVLPAGAENFQVSIPGHTIVRWAFLPQTLDQGGNLAKLREERQHALMTLAGKLEAVKAQLALWEGAPAEGSFQDMTQREKRVAEVVPALSYEKAELERRLALLKQELQQLPPSPELGQTVLITLQKQVSATTLPVRYSYTLRNCGWRPAYVFDVQPDKGKGDAVSVRFMAEVWQFSGMDWTDTRLTLVSRGQGPREPMPLPHWVIDSQPQPVAQPLAKAAPRMLMTADAAMSEAAPAPAAPVEADTSGMYAAWTPGEKGLPEGRSRLLVLADEWKAPLQWLARPSVGDSRVWLMARHTLPEGQAWPDGHAEFSVDGQSVGMGQFRPKGNEVTLYFGADPRVQVNAAADLRQRGEKGFIGKSRTWTWGWTYTVRNTRDRAVTVRLERPMPMLVDQGVTVTYRDKPQAQQDAKEHLLFWNVDAPAGGKAEVKHELTITSPVEIELNPDAP from the coding sequence ATGTCGTACACCGTCCTTTCTCCCCTGCGTTTTTTCCTTTCCGGTCTTGGCATTTGCCGCAGATCTGCCAGCGGGCGGCCTGCCTTGCTTGCTCTTACCCTCTGCTTTTTGAGCGGATTGTTTTCTTTGAGCGCTCTGGCCGCACCCTTGCCCAACACGCCAGCAGTGCCGAAGGCCGCGCGCCTCACGCCTTCCGGCGGGTTGCTTGAGGTGGAGCAGCAGGCGCCTGTGGTTTCCACCGATGGCGCAAGTCAGGTGCGCGTAGTGCTGCCCGCCGGGGCCGAGAATTTTCAGGTCTCCATACCGGGCCATACCATCGTGCGCTGGGCGTTTTTGCCCCAGACTCTCGATCAGGGCGGCAATCTTGCAAAACTGCGCGAAGAGCGCCAGCACGCGCTGATGACCCTCGCGGGCAAGCTTGAGGCCGTAAAGGCCCAGTTGGCCCTGTGGGAAGGCGCGCCCGCCGAGGGCAGCTTTCAGGATATGACCCAGCGCGAAAAGCGCGTGGCCGAGGTAGTGCCAGCCCTCAGCTACGAAAAGGCCGAGCTGGAGCGCCGTCTGGCACTGTTGAAGCAGGAATTGCAGCAGTTGCCGCCAAGCCCAGAGCTTGGGCAGACAGTGCTTATCACCCTGCAAAAGCAGGTATCCGCAACCACGCTGCCTGTGCGTTACAGTTATACGCTGCGCAATTGCGGCTGGCGGCCTGCCTATGTTTTTGACGTACAGCCCGACAAGGGCAAGGGCGATGCCGTGAGCGTGCGCTTTATGGCCGAGGTGTGGCAGTTCTCCGGCATGGACTGGACAGACACGCGCCTGACGCTTGTTTCCCGTGGGCAAGGCCCGCGCGAACCCATGCCTTTGCCGCACTGGGTGATTGATTCCCAACCTCAGCCCGTGGCCCAGCCCCTTGCCAAGGCGGCCCCGCGTATGCTGATGACAGCCGATGCCGCCATGTCCGAAGCTGCTCCTGCCCCTGCCGCGCCTGTAGAAGCCGACACCAGTGGTATGTACGCCGCCTGGACGCCCGGAGAAAAGGGCTTGCCTGAAGGCCGTTCGCGTCTGCTGGTGCTGGCGGATGAATGGAAGGCCCCCTTGCAGTGGCTGGCGCGTCCCTCCGTGGGCGACAGCCGCGTGTGGCTCATGGCGCGCCATACCCTGCCCGAGGGACAGGCTTGGCCTGACGGCCATGCGGAGTTCAGCGTGGACGGGCAGAGCGTGGGTATGGGGCAGTTCCGCCCCAAGGGCAACGAGGTTACGCTCTACTTTGGCGCTGACCCGCGCGTGCAGGTCAATGCCGCCGCCGATCTGCGCCAGCGCGGCGAAAAGGGCTTTATCGGCAAGAGCCGTACCTGGACATGGGGCTGGACGTATACCGTGCGCAACACCCGCGACAGGGCCGTGACCGTGCGCCTTGAGCGGCCCATGCCCATGCTGGTGGATCAGGGCGTTACCGTGACCTACCGCGACAAACCGCAGGCCCAGCAGGATGCCAAGGAACATCTGCTGTTCTGGAATGTGGATGCGCCTGCGGGCGGCAAGGCCGAGGTCAAGCATGAGTTGACCATCACCTCGCCTGTGGAGATTGAGCTGAATCCCGATGCGCCCTAG